A window from Micromonospora profundi encodes these proteins:
- the glmS gene encoding glutamine--fructose-6-phosphate transaminase (isomerizing) translates to MCGIVGYAGARPALGIVLDGLRRLEYRGYDSAGVAIVCDGQLLAEKKAGKLANLEKVLSERAADDPTSCAASPLGIGDGTTGIGHTRWATHGGPTDRNAHPHVAPDGRVAVIHNGIIENFAKLRAELEDDGVQFTSDTDTECAAHLLSAALADLRAAGQPDSPQLLAAGMRVVCQRLEGAFTLLAVDAAVPGAVVGARRNSPLVVGRGDGENYLASDVAAFIEHTRDAVELGQDQIVLITGDSIEITDFDGQPASGKDFHIDWDSSAAEKGGYDWFMLKEIEEQPQAIADTLLGRLTETGEIALDEVRLSDQDLRDVDKIFIVACGTAYHSGMVAKYAIEHWTRIPCEVELASEFRYRDPVLDRSTLIVVISQSGETMDTLMALRHAKEQKARVLAICNTNGSTIPRESDAVLYTHGGPEIAVASTKAFLTQLVACYLIGLHLAQVRGIKFADEVGAVVAQLQEMPGKLRELLARIEPVRELARELKSEPTILFIGRHVGYPVALEGALKLKELAYMHAEGFAAGELKHGPIALIDKGTPVICVVPSPVGRGMLHDKVVSNIQEVRARGARTIVIAEEGDEAVVRYADHLIYVPRTPTLLAPLVTTVPLQVLAAEIAAARGHDVDQPRNLAKSVTVE, encoded by the coding sequence ATGTGTGGAATCGTGGGATACGCGGGCGCGCGCCCCGCACTGGGCATCGTGCTCGATGGGCTGCGGCGGCTGGAATACCGCGGCTATGACTCGGCGGGCGTCGCGATCGTCTGTGACGGTCAGCTGCTGGCCGAGAAGAAGGCCGGCAAGCTCGCCAACCTGGAGAAGGTGCTCTCCGAGCGGGCCGCCGACGATCCGACCTCCTGCGCGGCCAGCCCGTTGGGCATCGGTGACGGCACCACAGGCATCGGGCACACCCGCTGGGCCACCCACGGCGGTCCCACCGACCGCAACGCGCACCCGCACGTCGCCCCCGACGGCCGGGTCGCGGTCATCCACAACGGCATCATCGAAAACTTCGCCAAGCTTCGCGCGGAGCTGGAGGATGACGGCGTCCAGTTCACAAGCGACACCGACACCGAGTGCGCCGCGCATCTGCTCTCCGCCGCGCTGGCCGACCTGCGGGCCGCCGGTCAGCCGGACAGCCCGCAACTGCTCGCCGCCGGCATGCGGGTGGTCTGCCAGCGGCTGGAGGGCGCCTTCACGCTGCTGGCGGTCGACGCTGCGGTGCCCGGTGCGGTCGTCGGTGCCCGGCGCAACTCGCCGCTGGTGGTGGGCCGGGGCGACGGGGAGAACTACCTGGCCAGCGACGTGGCCGCGTTCATCGAGCACACGCGGGACGCGGTGGAGCTGGGCCAGGACCAGATCGTCCTGATCACCGGCGACAGCATCGAGATCACCGACTTCGACGGTCAGCCCGCAAGCGGTAAGGACTTCCACATCGACTGGGACTCGTCGGCCGCCGAGAAGGGCGGTTACGACTGGTTCATGCTCAAGGAGATCGAGGAGCAGCCGCAGGCCATCGCCGACACGCTGCTCGGCCGGCTCACCGAGACCGGTGAGATCGCCTTGGACGAGGTCCGCCTCAGCGACCAGGATCTGCGGGACGTCGACAAGATCTTCATCGTGGCCTGCGGCACGGCGTACCACTCGGGGATGGTCGCGAAGTACGCCATCGAGCACTGGACCCGGATCCCGTGCGAGGTGGAGCTGGCCAGCGAGTTCCGCTACCGCGATCCGGTGCTCGACCGGTCCACGCTGATCGTGGTGATCTCACAGTCCGGCGAGACGATGGACACCCTGATGGCGCTGCGGCACGCCAAGGAGCAGAAGGCCCGGGTGCTGGCGATCTGCAACACCAACGGCTCGACGATCCCGCGCGAGTCGGACGCCGTGCTCTACACCCACGGTGGGCCGGAGATCGCCGTCGCCTCCACAAAGGCGTTCCTCACCCAGCTCGTCGCCTGCTATCTGATCGGGCTGCACCTGGCCCAGGTACGCGGCATCAAGTTCGCCGACGAGGTCGGCGCGGTCGTGGCCCAGCTGCAGGAGATGCCGGGCAAGCTGCGCGAGCTGCTAGCCCGGATCGAGCCCGTCCGCGAGTTGGCCCGCGAGCTGAAGTCCGAGCCCACCATCCTGTTCATCGGCCGGCACGTCGGCTACCCGGTGGCCCTGGAGGGCGCGCTGAAGCTCAAGGAGCTTGCGTACATGCACGCCGAGGGCTTCGCCGCCGGCGAACTCAAGCACGGCCCGATCGCTCTGATCGACAAGGGCACCCCGGTGATCTGCGTGGTGCCCTCGCCGGTCGGCAGGGGCATGCTGCACGACAAGGTCGTCTCCAACATCCAGGAGGTACGCGCGCGCGGTGCCCGCACCATCGTGATCGCCGAGGAGGGCGACGAGGCAGTCGTCCGGTACGCCGACCACCTGATCTACGTGCCGCGTACGCCGACCCTGTTGGCGCCGCTTGTCACCACGGTCCCGTTGCAGGTGCTCGCCGCCGAGATCGCCGCCGCCCGGGGGCACGACGTGGACCAGCCCCGCAACCTGGCCAAGTCGGTCACCGTCGAGTAG
- a CDS encoding alpha/beta hydrolase has product MTGVGYRQLWAADPGGWRAAGAAWAGLTGPVQQRVDGLGSTAGRLRGGWSGAAATAAGSRLNGLRDELTSVAPALIEADQVLAELAGRLTVAKARLAEAVRLADAAGLVVDRTGAVRADPSRAAPTERAGVAAAGATAALRDALDRAGAADRLAADRLDELARAAGSGWVSPPPPGRPGPGASPALVRAWWAGLTPAQRRWLVVREPALVGRLDGLPVSARDQANRLLLGSRRAELLAERRLLLLARVPPGPIASARLRAVAARLAGLDALVERLTASGEPRAYLLGLDPAGDGRVVVALGDPDQADRVLTYVPGTGSGLDDAPGELGRAGRVLDRCAALAPGERSAAVLWLDYDAPDFLTDAASAGPARDAGSALHRFQEGLRASHEGPPARQTVLGHSYGSLVVGMAAREHGLAADALVFVGSPGVGAAHAGELGVPARQVWASQAPDDVIRLAQPVDEFGRRALLGSAPLAAVLGWPDRTGHELWFGHDPADPGFGGRVFRSGRGGHSGYWDPGNPALDGMARVVLGR; this is encoded by the coding sequence ATGACCGGCGTCGGCTACCGGCAGCTCTGGGCCGCCGACCCGGGCGGGTGGCGGGCCGCCGGGGCGGCCTGGGCCGGGTTGACCGGGCCGGTGCAGCAGCGCGTCGACGGCCTGGGATCGACCGCCGGACGGTTGCGGGGCGGCTGGTCCGGTGCGGCGGCCACCGCTGCCGGTTCCCGCCTCAACGGTCTTCGCGACGAGCTGACATCTGTCGCGCCCGCGCTGATCGAGGCCGATCAGGTGCTGGCCGAGCTGGCCGGGCGGCTGACGGTGGCGAAGGCCCGGCTCGCCGAGGCGGTCAGACTGGCCGACGCGGCCGGTCTGGTGGTGGACCGGACGGGCGCGGTGCGGGCCGACCCGTCCCGGGCTGCGCCGACCGAGCGTGCCGGCGTCGCGGCGGCCGGGGCCACGGCGGCGCTGCGGGACGCGCTCGACCGGGCCGGCGCTGCGGACCGGCTGGCCGCCGACCGGCTGGACGAGCTGGCACGGGCCGCCGGGTCCGGTTGGGTGTCCCCGCCGCCGCCCGGCCGGCCCGGTCCCGGTGCCTCGCCGGCCCTGGTGCGCGCCTGGTGGGCCGGTTTGACTCCGGCCCAGCGACGGTGGCTGGTGGTGCGCGAGCCAGCTCTGGTCGGCCGGCTTGACGGGTTACCGGTGTCCGCCCGGGACCAGGCCAACCGGCTGTTGCTCGGGTCCAGGCGTGCGGAGTTGCTCGCCGAGCGGCGGCTGCTGCTGCTGGCGCGGGTGCCTCCCGGGCCGATCGCGTCGGCGCGGCTGCGGGCGGTGGCGGCCCGGCTGGCCGGCCTGGACGCGCTTGTCGAGCGCCTGACGGCATCCGGGGAGCCGCGGGCGTACCTGCTGGGGCTGGACCCCGCAGGCGACGGCCGGGTGGTGGTGGCGCTCGGCGACCCGGACCAGGCCGACCGGGTGTTGACGTACGTGCCGGGGACGGGCTCCGGTCTGGACGACGCCCCCGGCGAGCTGGGTCGCGCGGGGCGGGTGCTGGACCGGTGCGCGGCACTCGCGCCGGGTGAGCGCAGCGCAGCCGTGCTCTGGCTCGATTACGACGCGCCCGATTTCCTCACCGACGCGGCGTCGGCCGGCCCGGCCCGGGATGCCGGCTCGGCGCTGCACCGCTTCCAGGAAGGGCTACGCGCCAGCCACGAGGGGCCGCCGGCCCGGCAGACCGTGCTCGGGCACAGCTACGGGTCGCTGGTGGTGGGGATGGCCGCCCGGGAGCACGGGTTGGCCGCCGACGCGCTGGTGTTCGTCGGCTCGCCCGGGGTCGGTGCGGCACACGCCGGCGAGTTGGGCGTACCGGCCCGGCAGGTGTGGGCCAGCCAGGCCCCCGACGACGTGATCCGCCTGGCCCAGCCGGTGGACGAGTTCGGCCGGCGGGCACTCCTGGGGTCGGCGCCGCTCGCCGCCGTTCTGGGCTGGCCCGACCGCACCGGTCACGAGCTGTGGTTCGGTCACGACCCGGCCGATCCCGGGTTCGGCGGTCGGGTCTTCCGCAGCGGGCGAGGCGGGCACTCCGGTTACTGGGACCCGGGCAACCCCGCACTGGACGGGATGGCCCGGGTCGTGCTGGGCCGCTGA
- a CDS encoding NAD(P)H-hydrate dehydratase, producing the protein MRPVWRVADVRAAEAGLMGTLPSGTLMQRAAAGLARRAALLLAERGGVYGGRVLLLVGSGDNGGDALYAGERLARRGVEVSALLIAPGRAHAAGLAALRAAGGRLVNRPSGPADLVLDGIVGIGGTGGLRANADGMVQRLDELRGRDGGRATVLAVDVPSGVAVDTGHVPPAVSDRPTAVRADVTVTFGALKPALVVGPAAALAGQVELVDIGLRPWLRGTPALQVTEWSDVVQWWPELGAASEKYTRGVVGVATGSATYPGAAVLSVGGALAGPTGLVRYAGGARGEVLHQHPSVIATGRVAGAGRVQAWVCGSGLGTGEDAAAELRAVLAAPVPVVLDADALTLLVDGSLADRLRGRDAPIVVTPHDREFTRLCGEEPGADRVGAALRLAAWMNAVVLLKGDRTVIGTPDGRAYVNPTGTPALATGGTGDVLAGLLGSFLAAGVPADRAAAAAAYLHGLAGREAARSGPVTATDVVAGLRPVIAQLSGS; encoded by the coding sequence ATGAGACCGGTGTGGCGGGTGGCCGACGTGCGGGCGGCCGAGGCGGGCCTGATGGGCACGCTGCCGAGCGGCACGCTTATGCAGCGCGCCGCCGCCGGGCTGGCCCGCCGGGCCGCGCTGCTGCTCGCCGAGCGGGGCGGGGTGTACGGCGGACGGGTGCTGCTGTTGGTCGGCTCCGGCGACAACGGTGGCGACGCGCTCTACGCCGGGGAGCGGCTGGCCCGCCGGGGCGTCGAGGTGTCCGCCCTGCTGATCGCCCCCGGGCGGGCGCATGCCGCGGGCCTGGCCGCGCTGCGAGCCGCTGGTGGTCGGTTGGTCAACCGCCCGAGCGGCCCCGCCGACCTGGTCCTCGACGGCATCGTCGGCATCGGGGGCACGGGCGGGTTGCGGGCGAACGCCGACGGGATGGTCCAGCGCCTCGACGAGCTGCGCGGCCGCGACGGCGGACGGGCCACAGTACTGGCCGTGGACGTGCCGAGCGGGGTGGCCGTGGACACCGGGCACGTCCCGCCGGCCGTGTCCGACCGGCCCACAGCGGTACGCGCCGACGTGACTGTGACGTTCGGCGCGCTGAAGCCCGCCCTGGTGGTCGGGCCGGCAGCCGCGCTGGCCGGGCAGGTGGAACTTGTCGACATCGGGCTGCGGCCATGGCTGCGGGGCACACCGGCGCTGCAGGTCACCGAGTGGTCCGACGTCGTGCAGTGGTGGCCGGAGCTGGGCGCGGCGTCGGAGAAGTACACCCGGGGTGTGGTGGGGGTGGCGACCGGCTCGGCGACGTACCCGGGTGCGGCAGTGCTCTCCGTCGGCGGCGCCCTCGCGGGGCCGACCGGCCTGGTCCGCTACGCCGGGGGCGCCCGGGGCGAGGTGCTGCACCAGCACCCCTCGGTGATCGCCACCGGTCGGGTCGCCGGGGCCGGCCGGGTGCAGGCCTGGGTGTGCGGCTCCGGGCTGGGCACCGGCGAGGACGCGGCAGCCGAGCTGCGGGCGGTCCTGGCCGCACCGGTGCCTGTGGTGCTCGACGCCGACGCGCTGACCCTGCTCGTGGACGGCTCCCTCGCCGACCGGCTGCGCGGCCGGGATGCGCCGATCGTGGTCACTCCGCACGACAGGGAGTTCACCCGGCTCTGTGGGGAGGAGCCCGGCGCCGACCGGGTCGGTGCCGCACTGCGGCTGGCCGCCTGGATGAACGCGGTGGTGCTGCTCAAGGGGGACCGCACGGTGATCGGCACGCCGGACGGCCGGGCGTACGTCAACCCGACCGGCACCCCGGCGCTTGCCACCGGCGGCACTGGTGACGTGCTGGCCGGCCTGCTTGGCTCGTTCCTGGCGGCCGGGGTGCCGGCGGACCGGGCCGCAGCCGCGGCCGCGTACCTGCACGGGCTGGCCGGTCGGGAGGCGGCCCGGAGTGGCCCGGTGACCGCGACCGACGTGGTGGCCGGCCTGCGCCCGGTCATCGCCCAGTTGAGCGGGTCGTGA
- the alr gene encoding alanine racemase: protein MWQAEVRVDLDAIRENVSRLRSGTTAEVMAVVKGDGYGHGMLPAARAALDAGADWLGVCTLDEALTLRRGGITAPVLAWLLAPGLPLHEGVSAGVDLSAASLPQLDEMIEASRRAERPARLHLKIDTGLSRGGATVADWPELLDAAAKAQTDGMVEVVGVWSHFVYADMPGHPTTDRQLAVFHEGLAMVEQAGLRPRWRHLANSAATLTRPDTHFDLVRPGLAVYGLSPVAGETYGLRPAMTARARVMLTKRVPAGTGVSYGHTYTTDADANLALVPLGYADGVPRHASNTGPVQLAGARRTISGRVCMDQFVIDCGDDPVVDGDVATLFGDGRDGAPTADDWAEAAGTINYEIVTRFGSTRVPRVYDGERP from the coding sequence ATGTGGCAGGCCGAGGTACGTGTCGACCTTGACGCGATCCGCGAGAACGTGAGCCGGCTCCGCTCCGGCACGACCGCCGAGGTGATGGCGGTCGTCAAGGGCGACGGGTACGGCCACGGCATGCTCCCGGCCGCCCGTGCCGCCCTGGACGCCGGCGCCGACTGGCTCGGCGTGTGCACCCTCGACGAGGCGCTGACGCTGCGCCGGGGCGGGATCACCGCGCCGGTGCTGGCCTGGCTGCTCGCACCCGGGCTGCCCCTGCACGAGGGGGTCAGCGCGGGGGTGGACCTGAGCGCGGCCAGCCTGCCGCAACTGGACGAGATGATCGAGGCGAGCCGCCGCGCTGAACGTCCGGCCAGGCTGCACCTGAAGATCGACACCGGGCTCTCCCGAGGTGGCGCCACCGTCGCCGACTGGCCGGAGCTGCTGGACGCCGCCGCGAAGGCGCAGACCGACGGCATGGTCGAGGTGGTCGGTGTGTGGAGCCATTTCGTGTACGCGGACATGCCCGGCCACCCCACCACCGACCGCCAGTTGGCCGTCTTCCACGAGGGCCTGGCCATGGTCGAGCAGGCCGGGCTGCGCCCCCGCTGGCGGCACCTCGCCAACTCGGCGGCCACCCTGACCCGCCCCGACACGCACTTCGACCTGGTCCGCCCCGGACTGGCCGTCTACGGCCTGTCCCCGGTGGCCGGCGAGACGTACGGGCTGCGACCGGCGATGACCGCCCGCGCCCGGGTGATGCTCACCAAGCGGGTGCCCGCCGGCACCGGCGTCTCCTACGGGCACACCTACACCACGGACGCGGACGCGAATCTGGCCCTGGTGCCTCTCGGCTACGCCGACGGGGTACCCCGGCACGCGTCCAACACCGGGCCAGTGCAGCTCGCCGGGGCACGCCGGACCATTTCCGGGCGGGTCTGCATGGACCAGTTCGTGATCGACTGTGGCGACGACCCGGTGGTCGACGGTGACGTCGCGACGTTGTTCGGCGACGGCAGGGACGGCGCACCGACCGCCGACGACTGGGCCGAGGCGGCCGGCACGATCAACTACGAGATCGTCACCCGGTTCGGCAGCACCCGGGTGCCCCGCGTCTACGACGGCGAACGACCGTGA
- a CDS encoding alpha/beta fold hydrolase, with protein MSYRIPRPRTAAGRVAGLLGAAVGVAAAGLAAGVATERTLVRRLKADPADRYAHERFDEQPCDEAFRLELPDGTDIHVEVVEPTRPVPGHPTVVLVHGFCLDMGTFHFQRQMLAARGDYRIVAYDQPGHGRSGRLETGEYDLAVLGRTLRQVIDRTAPDGPLVLVGHSMGGMTIMAFAELFPELFGDRVVGTVLMATSGGLIAETKLVAPALLGRVGGPVLYMASNATRYGGQVIDRARRSTSNVAWLLTRKYGFGTRKPSPALVSYVEMMNSRTSADTVTRYLRTIATHSRFPALAALANAPVLVVVGDKDMITPVTHSEEIVRRLPHAEFVKIKDSGHVVMLEHADEVNAALERFLESLESVEDR; from the coding sequence ATGAGCTACCGCATCCCTCGTCCGCGGACGGCCGCCGGCCGGGTCGCCGGCCTGCTGGGCGCTGCGGTGGGTGTCGCCGCGGCCGGTCTGGCCGCCGGTGTCGCGACCGAACGCACCCTGGTGCGGCGGCTCAAGGCCGACCCCGCCGACCGTTACGCGCATGAGAGGTTCGACGAGCAGCCGTGCGACGAGGCGTTCCGGCTGGAACTGCCGGACGGCACCGACATCCACGTCGAGGTGGTGGAGCCGACCCGCCCGGTGCCCGGGCATCCCACGGTGGTGCTCGTGCACGGCTTCTGCCTGGACATGGGCACATTCCACTTCCAGCGCCAGATGCTCGCCGCCCGCGGCGACTACCGGATCGTCGCGTACGACCAGCCGGGTCACGGCCGGTCCGGCCGGTTGGAGACCGGCGAGTACGACCTCGCGGTGCTGGGCCGGACGCTGCGTCAGGTGATCGACCGGACCGCCCCGGACGGGCCACTGGTGCTTGTCGGCCACTCGATGGGCGGCATGACCATCATGGCGTTCGCCGAGTTGTTCCCGGAGTTGTTCGGTGACCGGGTGGTCGGCACCGTCCTGATGGCCACCTCGGGCGGGTTGATCGCGGAGACCAAGCTTGTCGCGCCGGCGCTGCTGGGCCGGGTCGGTGGCCCGGTGCTGTACATGGCCAGCAACGCCACCCGGTACGGCGGCCAGGTGATCGACAGAGCCCGCAGGTCCACGTCGAACGTGGCCTGGCTGCTCACCCGCAAGTACGGCTTCGGCACCCGTAAGCCCAGCCCTGCGTTGGTGTCCTACGTGGAGATGATGAACTCCCGAACGTCGGCTGACACGGTGACCCGCTACCTGCGGACCATTGCCACGCACTCGCGATTCCCGGCACTTGCCGCGTTGGCGAACGCCCCGGTGCTGGTGGTCGTCGGCGACAAGGACATGATCACTCCGGTGACTCATTCGGAGGAGATCGTCCGGCGGTTGCCGCATGCCGAGTTCGTCAAGATCAAGGACAGCGGGCACGTGGTGATGCTGGAGCACGCCGACGAGGTCAACGCCGCGCTGGAGCGGTTTCTCGAGTCACTGGAGAGCGTGGAGGACCGGTGA
- the tsaE gene encoding tRNA (adenosine(37)-N6)-threonylcarbamoyltransferase complex ATPase subunit type 1 TsaE, with the protein MSHVVKLPTVEDTREFGRRLAGLLRAGDLVLLTGPLGAGKTALTQGIGAGLGVLGDITSPTFVIARVHRPDPARGGQVSLVHADAYRLGDASDPRAEIDDLDLDASVDESVTVVEWGEGLVEQLVDAHLRVRIDRRDDDTRIIELDPVGGDWARRLADLG; encoded by the coding sequence GTGAGTCACGTCGTCAAACTGCCGACCGTCGAGGACACCCGCGAGTTCGGTCGCCGGCTGGCCGGTCTGCTGCGCGCCGGTGACCTGGTGCTGTTGACCGGGCCGCTGGGCGCGGGCAAGACGGCACTCACCCAAGGCATCGGCGCCGGGCTTGGCGTGCTTGGCGACATCACCTCACCGACGTTCGTGATCGCCCGGGTGCACCGGCCGGACCCGGCACGGGGTGGCCAGGTGTCGTTGGTGCACGCCGACGCGTACCGCTTGGGCGACGCCAGCGACCCCCGTGCCGAGATCGACGATCTGGACCTGGACGCCTCGGTGGACGAGTCGGTGACCGTTGTGGAGTGGGGCGAGGGCCTGGTGGAGCAGTTGGTCGACGCGCACCTGCGGGTCCGCATCGACCGCCGCGACGACGACACTCGGATCATCGAGCTGGACCCGGTGGGCGGCGACTGGGCCAGGCGGCTCGCCGACTTGGGTTAG
- the ung gene encoding uracil-DNA glycosylase, whose protein sequence is MPDDAPALDLLALLPEPWRAVLTPHLDPARTAALAEFVTREYATHTVFPPLEDLFSAYRLCPPQSTRVLILGQDPYHRAGQAHGLSFSVRDGVAVPPSLRNVFKELAEDVGVPKPSGGNLAGWAAQGVLLLNAVLTVRQATPGSHANAGWEEFTDATIRALDASTDRVVFLLWGGYARKKAALVTNPQHVVLEAGHPSPMNPRGFLGSRPFSAANKALADAGLPTIDWERTAS, encoded by the coding sequence ATGCCCGACGACGCTCCCGCCCTGGATCTTTTGGCCCTGTTGCCGGAGCCGTGGCGTGCCGTGCTCACTCCCCACCTGGATCCGGCCCGCACCGCCGCGCTGGCCGAGTTCGTCACCCGGGAGTACGCGACACACACCGTCTTCCCGCCTCTGGAGGACCTGTTCTCGGCATACCGGCTCTGCCCGCCGCAGAGCACCCGGGTGTTGATCCTCGGGCAGGACCCGTACCACCGGGCCGGGCAGGCACACGGGCTCAGCTTCAGCGTCCGCGACGGGGTGGCGGTGCCGCCGTCCCTGCGCAACGTCTTCAAGGAGCTGGCCGAGGACGTCGGCGTGCCCAAGCCGAGTGGCGGCAACCTCGCAGGTTGGGCCGCGCAGGGCGTGCTGCTGCTCAACGCGGTGCTGACCGTGCGCCAGGCCACACCGGGCTCGCACGCCAACGCCGGTTGGGAAGAGTTCACCGACGCCACCATCCGTGCGCTGGACGCCTCGACGGACCGGGTGGTCTTCCTGCTCTGGGGCGGCTACGCCCGTAAGAAGGCGGCCCTGGTCACCAACCCGCAGCACGTCGTGCTGGAGGCCGGTCATCCCAGCCCGATGAACCCCCGAGGCTTCCTCGGCAGCCGCCCGTTCAGCGCGGCCAACAAGGCCCTAGCCGACGCTGGCCTTCCCACCATCGACTGGGAGCGCACCGCCAGCTGA
- a CDS encoding helix-turn-helix domain-containing protein encodes MSSTRLGTLLGATVRQQRHLRELNQRQLAEMAGVSQAAVARVESGSRTPSIAILETLLAAMDIQLTVGVEPLDAHLDARIDDLAARPIAERIDELDLGRLLDRLPDLPKVITGSTAALLQGAPVPVDALEIALRWQDSKPFTGWLEANYGQRWNARWGEFGGVWLDPEEPGEHRWSTRYGEIRATMCDELPATIEVRHGGRGYQVVPLVELELTEPRAAELLRRYRARQLAS; translated from the coding sequence ATGTCATCCACTCGCCTCGGCACCCTGCTGGGCGCCACAGTGCGTCAACAACGGCACCTACGCGAGCTGAACCAACGTCAGCTCGCCGAGATGGCCGGGGTCAGCCAGGCGGCGGTTGCCCGGGTCGAGAGCGGCAGCCGCACTCCCAGCATCGCCATCCTCGAAACGTTGCTCGCTGCGATGGATATCCAGCTGACCGTCGGGGTCGAACCTCTCGACGCGCACCTCGACGCCCGGATCGACGACCTGGCCGCCCGACCGATCGCCGAGCGGATCGATGAGCTGGATCTAGGCCGGTTGCTCGACCGGCTCCCCGATCTCCCGAAGGTGATCACCGGAAGCACTGCGGCGCTGTTGCAGGGCGCGCCGGTGCCGGTCGACGCGCTGGAAATCGCCCTGCGCTGGCAGGACTCGAAACCGTTCACAGGCTGGCTGGAGGCGAACTACGGCCAGCGGTGGAACGCCCGCTGGGGTGAATTCGGCGGGGTGTGGCTGGATCCTGAAGAACCGGGCGAGCACCGTTGGTCGACCCGCTACGGCGAGATCCGGGCCACGATGTGCGACGAGCTGCCCGCAACCATTGAGGTACGCCACGGCGGGCGGGGTTACCAGGTGGTGCCGCTGGTCGAGCTGGAGTTGACCGAACCGCGGGCCGCCGAGCTGCTACGCCGCTACCGGGCCCGACAGCTGGCCAGCTGA
- the tsaB gene encoding tRNA (adenosine(37)-N6)-threonylcarbamoyltransferase complex dimerization subunit type 1 TsaB: MLVLVVDSSTPAVTAALVEVSAAGVTSRAHRCTVDARAHGELLAPQIEAVLADVGARPGDLAAIVAGLGPGPFTGLRVGLVTAATMGQVLGIPTYGVCSLDGIGHPAAVGEPVLAASDARRRELYWAVYDGAGQRIVGPEVSTPAVAAARARELGATVAVGDGAHRYAEVLEMPVRVEPRYPDATVLALLAGERIRAGAPGERLTPLYLRRPDAVAATARKPVLP; the protein is encoded by the coding sequence GTGCTCGTACTCGTGGTGGACAGCTCAACCCCCGCGGTGACCGCAGCGCTGGTGGAGGTCTCGGCTGCCGGCGTGACGTCCCGTGCGCACCGGTGCACGGTCGACGCCCGCGCGCACGGTGAACTGCTCGCGCCCCAGATCGAGGCGGTCCTTGCCGACGTCGGCGCGCGTCCGGGTGACCTGGCCGCCATCGTCGCCGGGCTCGGTCCGGGGCCGTTCACGGGGCTGCGGGTCGGGCTGGTCACCGCCGCCACGATGGGTCAGGTGCTCGGCATCCCCACGTACGGCGTCTGCTCCCTCGACGGGATCGGCCACCCGGCGGCCGTCGGTGAGCCGGTGCTGGCGGCCAGCGACGCCCGTCGGCGGGAACTGTACTGGGCCGTCTACGACGGCGCGGGCCAGCGAATCGTCGGTCCAGAGGTGTCCACGCCGGCTGTGGCCGCCGCACGCGCCCGGGAGTTGGGGGCAACTGTCGCGGTGGGCGACGGAGCACACCGGTACGCCGAGGTCCTGGAGATGCCGGTCCGGGTCGAGCCCCGCTACCCGGATGCCACAGTGCTGGCGCTGCTCGCCGGCGAGCGGATCCGGGCCGGCGCGCCCGGTGAACGACTCACCCCGCTCTACCTGCGCCGACCGGACGCGGTGGCGGCGACCGCCCGCAAACCGGTCCTCCCGTGA
- the rimI gene encoding ribosomal protein S18-alanine N-acetyltransferase: MSTTVRLEPFRWWHVNEVLPIEADLFGAEQWSPAMFWNELANGHYYRVAVDADGTILGYAGLAGAPPDEVWVQNIAVRRDAQRRGVGRALLEDLLAEAARRGARNTLLEVAADNVAAQRLYAMYGFEPIGVRRGYYQPSNTDALVMQRVAEPTGNGPHDNG; encoded by the coding sequence GTGAGCACGACCGTCCGGCTGGAACCGTTCCGTTGGTGGCACGTCAACGAGGTGCTGCCGATCGAGGCGGACCTCTTCGGTGCCGAACAATGGTCGCCGGCGATGTTCTGGAACGAACTGGCCAACGGGCATTACTACCGTGTCGCGGTCGACGCCGACGGCACCATTCTCGGCTACGCCGGGCTCGCCGGAGCCCCGCCGGACGAGGTGTGGGTGCAGAACATCGCAGTCCGCCGGGACGCCCAGCGACGCGGCGTGGGACGTGCCCTGCTGGAGGACCTGCTCGCCGAGGCAGCCCGGCGCGGTGCCCGCAACACCCTGCTTGAGGTCGCCGCGGACAACGTCGCCGCGCAGCGGCTCTACGCGATGTACGGCTTCGAGCCGATCGGGGTGCGGCGCGGCTACTACCAACCGAGCAACACCGACGCGCTGGTCATGCAACGCGTCGCCGAGCCGACCGGGAACGGACCACACGACAATGGCTGA